The Quercus lobata isolate SW786 chromosome 4, ValleyOak3.0 Primary Assembly, whole genome shotgun sequence genome segment TTCTTGATGCAAATAAGCAAGAGCAGAGGCCAccccaaataaaatttttcgcCTATACGGCCACGGCAAAGGCGTTCTAGCTTCAAACAAAGCTTTATCAAGGCTCCCATTAGGCATTAAGTCATAGACTAACAAAATTTCACCCTTCTCATGGCACCAACCTTGAAGCCGAACAAGATTTCGATGCCTGAGAGTTCCAATTATAGACAATTCAGACAGAAATTCATTCTTCCCCTGACCATTATGACTACATCTCTTCACCGCAATAATGTCACCAGTCTCCGGCAATATACCCTTGTAAACAGTCCCAAATGCACCATGACCAATAATTCTATTGGCATTAAAGCACTTAGTGGCTGACTTGATCTGTTTATAACTGAATTCCCTTGGCGTTTTGATAATGTCCGTAGCAAGCGAATCAGAATTCCTCACATGCTTGACCTTCTTAGAGTAAAACCAGATAAAAGCACCTGCAAATAGAGCTAAAACGAAAGCCCCAGCAGTGACCACTCCAGCCACAGCTCCTGGGCCTTGTTTACAGAGCTGGTTATGACAAGAAGAAGACTTACTGTTTTTCTGTGAAGTAGGAGTACTCGATTCTGAATTGGACCCAGATGGAGCTATTGAAGGCGGTGGTGACCTCGCAGTAGCCGTTGTATTCATGAAACTAGTCGTTGGAGGTGGAGGTGACAAAGAAACTGATGAACCAGAAGTCGAATCAAACGAACAACTAAAACTCCACCACTGGATACTGTGAATCTCTGTGCTCCCTTGAGTCGACCCTGAAAACCCAACGTACATTAAGTCATTCACGTACTGATCCAAGTCCAGACTGAACGACAATAGAGGCTCCTTCGGTTTCAGATTCGAGTACGAAACCGATATGTTGAACACTCCAGACGACCCGTCGTACTCGATCCACGCGTTAACCGCATCGCCACTCTTAAGATCGATATCCATGGCGTCCAAATCTGCGACCTGCGTCGAGACCATGCTGTTCAGATCCAACCCCACGTGGTTTCCATTAATGTCTTTGAACTCAACGTCCATAAGGGTATCGAACTCGACCGCCAGAAACCCAGACGGCGAACCCGTCTCGTTGACGAGCCCGAGGAACCCACCGGCATCGCCGACCGTATCGTCGACCGGCGAGATTACAAAAGCGAGCCCGCCGCCGATCGAGGACGGGTTCAAGTTCGTGACGGAGAAGGTGAAGAAAGTAGAGAAGCTCGCCGGGACGTGCGTCCCAGGTTCCCGGAACTTCACCGGCGAGCTGTAGAGGACCTTGCCGGCGGCGGAGTTGGGAACGGGGAGGTCGCCAGTGAGCCTTACGCTCCCATTGTTCATGTGGGCATCGCCAAGGAGCTTTAGGTTGCTTATAGCTAAGGTCCCGAAGTCGAACTCAGTGGAGGCGTTGGTAATGGGAATGTTGAAATAGCAAAGCGAAAGtgtaataaagagaaaaaagacaaTGCCTGAAAATTTGCAGGAAAGTCTCAACATtgctcagttttttttttttttagtgaatggCCATTTACACAGAGTTTAAGGGTCTTGCTTTGGCCTTAGTGGGGTTCAGATTAGTGGTgtttgagattgagagagagtttggaaGACACAAAGAAGATTGAATCACGAGCTTTGTAAAGACACTGTAAGAgatagagagtgagagagagagagagagagagagagagatgggagtGGATTGGGTTCTTTGCCAAAAAACAGAACAAGCGgagcaaagaaacaaagaatacacaatgagagagagagaatcctAAGGAGAGTTGAAAAAGACAGGTGGAGAGGAAGAGCGACACGTATTCTTTTCATAACGGTTATTTTTTTCGGTGATAAAagaaacctttttttatttcctacCTTCAATTCACATATCCTTTTACGAATACACTACTACACGGGGACTTTTGCTTTGCTTGCACGTGGTTGCAATGTCAAGTATACTTCACGctcttttggatttttttggctTTACTTGGTACTGCTACCTACTACCTAGTACCTTGGGTTGAATTGGCTCATGGTTTTAATCTTTTATTAGTCACAGTAGAAATAGAGAACTTCtaattttagataaatatatGGTTTTATAAGAGAAATCACATTTGTCAATCGATCTATAATAGAATACGAGGTAAATTATGCACACCTAAATAAATTATCCATATCAGTCTATGTAAGTTTGTGTGAAATAAGATGCAAGCTATAGTAATtgtttgattctcaaaaaaaaaaaaaaaaaaaacctatagtaATTGTGTAAATATATAGGATTATTATTCACAtgcaaatctattttttaatacttcttTACTTATATATACAAAAAGATAGATTTATCTGCGAgtaatacaaaattgataaagaaataatatttgaataaaatctagtgtataataaataatatgatataggtgtttttgaaaagtagtTGTGTAAAACACAGAAGGTAGGTTCTTATGCTAAAGTAAAAGGCTCCCTCTTGATCTAAGTACACAATATTTAACTATATCCATTGATGGATAACCATTTTAGAATGCAACCGAGATTTTTTCTTGATACATCATAATTAGGAGAACCAAAATGTTTTCATTAGAAACACCAAAAGTTATGTATATCATACAAATTAATTATACTAAAGTGAAAGtttgagaaaattcaattaagaatTCTAGTCaatgattcttaaaaaaaataaaaaaagttaaattctACTTACATACCAATTTTGTGTCAAGCAAGATCATCATAATATTCTGATTATTTGATTCTaggtatttttatattttaaactcGAATTTCATGCCAGATATCCTTCCAACTATATTTTAGTTATGTCAATGGAAAGTcttattgtaaataattttctacattttcttgtgtttggtagtataaaaaaaaagagagtcgTAGGAAAATTATCTCttaacttctcttatttagTTTAGCGTGAGAAAGAGTCGTtttccactaaatttttttggaaaacaactctatccacacaaaactaaataagGAAAACAACTCAATCTCATTAGGAACATCAAAAGTTAAATTATATTGTGTTAAATATAATAAAGTGAAAGtttgagaaaattcaattaagaatTCAAGTTAagtgattcttaaaaaaaaaaggttaaattaTACTTACATAccaattttgtgtcaagtgTCATTCTAATAGTCTTATCATTTGATTCCATgtatttctatattttaaacTCGAATTTCATGTCAGATGTCCTACCAACTATATTTTAATTATGTCAATGAAAAATCTTATTGAAAATAGTTTTCtacattttcttgtgtttggtaGTATCGAAAAAAATGAGTCTAAGGAAAAATATCTCTTAACTTCTCTTATCTAGCTTAACGTGAGAAATAGTTATTGTAAGGGCACGATTTGCGGCGACCCAAGAAAGATACTGGGTTCGTACGTttaagggcccgaacaatatcatttgtagagcgtgggcttaaaaagctagGCCCGGGTCACTGAACAGCGGTTAGCCATGGTGTCTATGGAAATTTGCATGAAGGTGAATCCTGACGAGTTTAACAAGATCTTCTTCTGGTGGTGACAATGAATGGTTCCAGTTTTTAGATCTTGTCCGAGGAGCTTAATGTTATTATTCTCCTCTCCCAAGACTTCCTAGCCCTGAATCCCCTTCTCTCTTGgttctccttcccttttatactagcatttacCCCCCTTTTAATGTCCATGTGTAAGCTCCACTTTCTGGGGTTGAGACTTGTCCTATccgcccatacctagagtggttgggagtagttgtaaaagctgaatagCATGGTGGAAGGCATGGACCTGTCAGACGCAGAGTTCTTTATTGCTGTATTGGCAGCTTTTTTCCCTTGACCTGCTCCTGCACTGAGCTCGTCCTTTTTCTTTAGGCGTTCTATGGGGTGTTGAGCATgggatcgtcctcggccacatccttagGCCTTTTTgggctttcattatgcgtcctcggcaataggTCTCCTCGgtttgggccttgggccctaatgtaaagtgggccgggaccacaaattctccGGCCCCACAGTTATTTTCCACTaaaattttctggaaaataaCTCTATCTCACGTGAAGTTAAATAAGAGAAGCCAAGAGgtagttttccaactcattttaaaGTTACTACCAAATAtcgaaaaataaaatagttttctaaaaaatactttttgaaaaatgattcatttttcaaaaaaatgttattgtcAAAATATACAAAGTGTTAATTATGTTTCCGAATTCTTGTATATACatttagaaaatacaaaaaagactcaatttaaatttattatacttcTATGTAATACAATGAAtgtatgtatattatatattacatgtcaggtaaaactatatatttcttattatgTAATACTGAAGATGTTTGGCGTTTGGTTGACCTCATAATATTTTGCCACATTAGCTTTTGAGGCCACAAAATTTTACACATCATTATTCTAAAATATTCatcttaattaaatttaaatttcattttatatttaaacaCTCAATTAAAATCTTGgtatattctaaaaaaaaaattaaactcttaacacatcatttattttaattgtagaATATATAGTTGAATTCTTCTATTACCACacataaattcacaatttttgtcacaactctTTTACGTGTAAGATTGTGATTGTTTACTTATCACTTTCATATGgacacatcattttttttttccaccaatCACAATCAGCCACATAAGGGTTTTGTGGCAaaagttgtgcattttttttttgtggtattAGATTTTCCGTATATAGTTACATATATaaacacaattataataaatgcttaATTGTAGAATATTTAGTCTCACATAcaaatataatcataataaattattatattaataactatcatatatatatatatctatggACAAAACTTATATACAGTACCTTAAgttcccctcttaagatttTGCTATATAGctacttaacttaaaaaatatacttctatCTATGAAAAAAAAGTCACGTggcagaattttaagagaggaaCCTAAGTAACAGTACCTAAGTACTGtatctctctctatatatatatatattgagaatcaACTATTATATCTAAAGGACAGAGAACAAATTATACTATATTGAAACTTTTTCATGCATTACATATACAGACTATAGTATATATACAAATTTGATTTGATCTGATCAACTAAATATTTTGAtgtactttcaaaaaaaaaaaaaaaatcccaattcGGTCATcattatttgatatttgtgattttttattattattttgcatcTTAAGGtttcatttattaaattatagatattcaattaatatatgGTCTAAAAGTTTGCTCATTTTTTTTACTGGCCTAACTCAGATTTCATTGGCTAATTGATTTGGACTTCATATTGACCACGTCAAAAGATTTGAAATTAAGTATGTTTCTCCCCAAGCATCAATCGTAtgtattttattcaaaaaaagcCAATTTACCTAACTGATACTGATATAATTGATTAGGCGATTGGTCATTTGTCGTCATTAAACttacttaaaaaatttcttctcaaaaaaaaaaaaaaaaaaatacttaaaaaaatggGAGAAAAAGTACAATGGacatgtataaaaatatttgtttgttttttctgagcataaattttatatttttagaatttaaaagtGGTAATTAGCTGGTGGTTTTCTGCAAATATCAAACTTATGTCCTCCAAATCCAGTTTAtatttccaattaaaaaaaatttattaaaagcCTCTTATTCTAGATCTTTAAgggttattatttttaaatagttgttaaaagaaaaatgttaggACACAACTTGTGGAAGTGATATATTGTGATTAGTACAACATCATTGTTATATGAGTCTACCAATGACACTATTTTATTAAGGGTGTAAGATAATAAAccttgtaatttaaaaaatcaataaattaaaccttgaggttttgaaaatattaaaccTTTAAGCTATATTAAAAGGACTGTATATTAGTTGAGTCAAGTATTACAAGTTCAAGattatttacttaattttatttcaaacagTAATCGAACTTAAGTTCATCACCAAACTAAATTACATGGTAAAAcctagttcattttttttattgaccaAGTAATTAAGGTTgttcaagtgttttttttttttttttttttttttttttttgagaagccagATCAGAGATCTGGGAAACTTtattcaacaaaacaaaactagtgaacATCATGCAAAACTAACGGAGCAATATCAGATGGCAAATCATTCAGCCAAATCTGATCCCCAACGTTTGACTTAGCTTTCTTAGCGAGAGCATCAGCCACTGAATTACAAATGCGACTAACATGAACAAATTCCACAAACTGTTGTTCAAGTGTTAattgattaacttattttatttccaTATATGGTAAGAATCaagacatttttatttatttatttatttttgttctttcacaCACTAAGTAAATAActaataactaaattatagttCAAATATATCATGAGAGTCAATTAGATAGAATGATTTTGTTTATggacttataaaaattagattcaccAACCATGTATTAGAATCGACTATTTATATTATCGAtagaattacaaataataatatgatatttatgagcttatttataaacttatacaATTCAATTTCAAGACTatataagtatttttatttgtacATGTAAACATATAAACATATTACATTATTTATACTAAATCGATCCTCATACTCACTAGCCTGtacatgaaaaatattaatatttttgaacTTAGCTTATTTTATAATAGACCCTAAAATTGGACTTGAGTTTGGTTTTTATgctaaatcaaaaaaatataaacaagtctctttatttttcttgagttGTTTTTAAACAACTCGGTCCATTTATATCATTATATATTAAACCACAAACACAATGTTAGCACTTAAATGAACTGTGGtctaatttcttattttgatcaAAACCTCATAATTTCctttgttactttttttaatacaatttcctctgttacttaaaaaaatatttaattgattattttttggaaattaaaagattaatttattaatttttattcctaacctataaattaaagattaatttaAATGGTGTTCctaaacttatttattttattcctGATAGGAGCGTGTTCACACGGAGTTGACGTGAGTGTGAGGGTATGTTTTACCTAAACGGACAAAAAAGGGGCAAGCGTTAACCAGCGAGGTAGAGTTAAACCGTATCATTACACGTGACTTTAGTCAACAAAGCTCAATGTAGGGTGTACCAAAAATCCAATACTACGCCTAGCTAGGTAGTCGGCACCTCTATGCAACTACACAGTACGCCTGTGTGTAACTTGATAGTATAGTTTTTGTTTATGTACTCATAAAGGAGCGGTTTAAACATGGAACATGCACATAATATACAcgtaatattatttattgtcgTCACGTTACGTGAGTTCGGTTAATCtgaaaacttatttattttaattaaaaaaaattacacagtaTGATTAATGTGCAATACGCACATCTGCCACGtcatatttctcttttgttccACGTGAGCACATTGGAATGATGAGGGCGCACACCCCCTagagaattttttgttttgtgcgTGGGTTTGAGGGTTTTGCAAGTTACgagtttggtttgtttgtgtATGAATAATGATGATTGCTGCTTTGGACCTTAGATAATAGagaatagagaagagagagagagagattgctGTACAGTACTGTAGTGTGTGTATACAGCATATTGCTGGACAATTTTTTCCTTATGGGATTGCCTGTTGTGGGGACTTAAGGTACTACTAGGTCCCAAAGTTTGGTGGACGAGGTAGGAGACATCTAATCACAAAAACTGTATTGGGTTCAATCCGACGGTCCAGGTGAGCTGATCTGAGTTGGGGAGGGCATTCATGTTCTGTACTTGAGAGAGCATTTCACCCTACTTTGACAGATTCTTCGTGCTTTTTTGCTCAATGGTCGATCTATTGGATAAAAGATAAGTACATGCATTGTTtgacaacattttcacaataaattaaaaatttgaaataatgtCAATCGCAGGTAGTTAGAGCCCGTTTTATACgtgtgtttaaataacagtttttcattttttaaaaaatatatgtggaTGAAAAACtgtatgaaaatacgtgtaatattatttgaaaactaaaaacatgtgtttaagtttatatactaaacagacccttaatatCAATAACAATTTGTCACCAAAGATTTActgaaaaaatattataaacataacactatttattattactattgaTTATTAGACAAATTATGCTTGTTGAATTTATATGTAGGGTATGAATTACTTTCTAATAATTGGTGTTTCGTTACTTTtttatgcaataaaattttgtagCTTACTTCTTAAGAAAAGATAGAACAATAGAGTATAGGaaagactttttattttatttttacaatcaaaaacataggaaaagaaaaaacaacatcAGTATATGttaagagagaacaaaaccctcagagaaaattacaaatattaGAATTAAAACCACATCAAAATAAGGAAAAGCATCAATACAAatcggggaaaaaaaaaaaaaaaaccaaagctcTCCTAAGGAAGAACCCATTTGGCGTTAGAACTCCAACCTTTAGATCCAAATATTTTGGTGCGAAGGAGTTTATATCCGAACCGTTCCAAGGCAGAGCTAGACCGAAGAAATTAACATGGATTTGGACCATCACTAATGACTAATGAGAGAGACACACATTACCACAAGGCTGATTTAAGATCCATGAAGAGAACGGTGAAAACCGAAAAATCCACAAACGGGGGTAGAGAGATTAAGACTTTTTAAAACAACTAATAGACTcactttttgtgtgtgttaatGAGAAACAACAATAATGGTGTTTTGAAGACTTTACTTGACCGTAACTGAAGATGGTAAGATTTAGTCTGGTGGGCctatcttaatgggcctgacggatagGTACTGTTTGGTCTGTGTAACGCGGGACCCACGCTCCCTAAAGGCCCATCATGGACAGACATAGTAAGGGCCCATAGCCCGAAATCTCTATTGCCTGGAAAAGCCttaagatccaataagggaaatggtatcagagtcccacattggaaagatctggaggtcaagaagaaaagccacctctccactgctataaaaggagtaactttcacgcaaatcaaggtaagattaattgaccctctctaacgcctttaaaaaataactcaagggacgaattctaacttgaccttcggagaacttttggccggcaccacaccggtgctctctaagggtTTTTCTCCCgttcgttcttgttgtgcaggttcgttgACTCGCGAGTACAGTGCGACTCATTGGTGACAATTCTCaacgtcatcagttggcgccgtctgtggggaagaaCGAGAGACGTATAGTACTTCGTAGATTcccagacaaaagagttacatggtactcactcgctcaatggcaaccacgaatgacgttcaggaagaagcccctacgacggCCCTTGAGAgacaggtcaggacgctcgccgcagccgtagagcgcctcaccaagcaaaaccacgacctacaagagcagctgaaccaaaagaatgcCGCGGTCAgtaaccaaggagcggatcaagagGGGAACAGCGCcgaaaggagaaatcaggacggaccacaggggagtaacgccccgagcaaaccagTAAGACGGGACATAAGCATCCCTTCCCCGACGGACACTGCCCCACAATCcatcatcgcggagatgcaggcgatgaaggagcagatggaTGTGATGATGAGcgctctcaaggggcgagtgtcaagtgatcttgacgaccttgtcaaccggactgactcaCCATTCACAGCAGCTGttaactccttccccctgccaaATAAGTTCCGTATGCCAAGTATGGATAGTTacgacggagtcaaggaccctctagatcacctagagaccttcaagaccctgatgcaccttcagggagtggcagacgcgattatgtgcagggcctttcctacaaccctgaagggcgcagcaaggatttggttcagccggatagcgcccaactccatcagcaccttcaaggagctaagcgctcaatttactacgcatttcatcggaggacatcggtaCAAGAAATCCACGGCTTGTTTGATGAATATCAAGCAACGGGAAGAGGAGACGttaagggcctacatatcacgcttcaacaaagaagcactctcgatcgacgaagccgacgacaagatattggtagcagcattcacaaaCGGACTaaaggggggtaagtttttgttctccctatacaaaaacgaccccaagaccatgtcggaggtcctttacagggccaccaaatatatgaacgctgaagacgcacTATTATCGCGAGAAGATaggcccaagaaaagagaccGACAGGAGGATTCTCGACAAGACCAGGggcggaagaaaggaaggatgggagaccgaagggaggacagacgtccaaaacccatGGGCGGAAGGTTCGCGAGTTTCACCCCTCTAAACGCGCCGattgaccaagtcctaatgcagattaaggacgaagggtccctgacgttcccaggaaagctgaagagtgaccccagcaaaaggcctagagacaaatattgccgctttcatcgtgaccacggccacgacacggccgattgctacgacttgaagcagcaaatcgaagcacttatccgacaagggaagctgcagaagttcgtcaacaaggggagaacggatcaacccccacaGGAACAACACCTCCGTCGAGAaaacgagcgaccaagacccccaattggagacataagaatgatagtCGGAGGGACTGCTGCGGCCGGATCGTCAAagaaggctcgcaaaacataccttcggacGGTACAGAATGTCCAGTTGACGAGCAGACTGCCAAGGATAGCAAACGGAGAAGAACCTATTGTTGGGTTCAcggaagaggatgcacggcgcctacaccatccacacgacgatgccctcgtcgtcagcgtgcggacaggagactacaacgtccaccgagtgttgatcgacaacggcagTTCGGCCGACATATTGTACTATCcggcattccagcagatgaggattgatAGGGACCTGCTAATACCGACAgacgccccgctcgttggttttGGAGGGAGTAAGGTATTCCCTCTGGGCTCAGTAACGTTACGGGTGAcagtaggagattacccccaacaaatcaccaggaacgtgacattcttggtggtcgattgctcgtccgcctacaatgccattcttggacgacctacgctcaacACGTGGAAGGCATCAACATCAACTTACGCCCTAATGGTCAGGTTCCCAACGGAGTatggggtaggagagctacgcggaagccaagttgccgcacgagaatgctacgtcgctatgatggagatgcaagaccaaatccaggccttgaacatagaagagcaccgaacggtggcggaaccgacagagaagctggaggagataactcttgacagttccaatccggacagaacaaccaagatcggaacgcttgccaaacccGGAATCCGTCAAGAGCTAGTAGCTTTCCTgaggagcaataaggatgtgttcgcctggagccatgacgatatgccgggaatcgatccctccgtcatggtacacaaattgaatgtattacCCTCgtttccacccgtccgacaaaagaagagagtgttcgcaaCGGAACGggaccaagcaatagcggaggaggtccgcaaactccaagaggcaagcctcatcagggaagtctactatcccgattggctggcgaatgtggtaatggtaa includes the following:
- the LOC115987460 gene encoding L-type lectin-domain containing receptor kinase VIII.1-like gives rise to the protein MLRLSCKFSGIVFFLFITLSLCYFNIPITNASTEFDFGTLAISNLKLLGDAHMNNGSVRLTGDLPVPNSAAGKVLYSSPVKFREPGTHVPASFSTFFTFSVTNLNPSSIGGGLAFVISPVDDTVGDAGGFLGLVNETGSPSGFLAVEFDTLMDVEFKDINGNHVGLDLNSMVSTQVADLDAMDIDLKSGDAVNAWIEYDGSSGVFNISVSYSNLKPKEPLLSFSLDLDQYVNDLMYVGFSGSTQGSTEIHSIQWWSFSCSFDSTSGSSVSLSPPPPTTSFMNTTATARSPPPSIAPSGSNSESSTPTSQKNSKSSSCHNQLCKQGPGAVAGVVTAGAFVLALFAGAFIWFYSKKVKHVRNSDSLATDIIKTPREFSYKQIKSATKCFNANRIIGHGAFGTVYKGILPETGDIIAVKRCSHNGQGKNEFLSELSIIGTLRHRNLVRLQGWCHEKGEILLVYDLMPNGSLDKALFEARTPLPWPYRRKILFGVASALAYLHQECENQVIHRDVKTSNIMLDEGFNARLGDFGLARQIEHDKSPDATVAAGTMGYLAPEYLLTGRATEKTDVFSYGAVVLEVASGRRPIEKDVSTVGKVGVCSNLVEWVWSLHREGRLLSAADARLGDEFDEGEMMRVLMVGLACSHPDPLARPTMRGVVQMLVGEAEVPIVPRAKPSMSFSTSHLLLSLQDSVSDCNAMINISTSSSENDFNGIDLV